A single window of Thermodesulfovibrionia bacterium DNA harbors:
- the nuoF gene encoding NADH-quinone oxidoreductase subunit NuoF — MPGAKSKKAAIKDLTIRVCVGTGGLAAGSQEVIDTFTKELKLKGLKANVEKKCVNKTGCRGFCAKDVLVDVIIDNSTSTYQLITPEMVAGIIEEHIIGGKPVEKWLVGPDYHAFHDKQTKILLKQCGHIDPEDINAYIGIGGYKGAEKALSLTPDKVIDEVKKSGLRGRGGAGFPTGVKWEFCSRNAEKTKYIICNADEGDPGAFMDRSVIEGNPHAVLEGMIIGGYAIGANLGYVYIRAEYPLAIERLKIAIKEAAKKGYLGKNIFKSGFDFNIKIKKGAGAFICGEETALIASIEGERGMPRSKPPFPANKGLWGKPTIINNVETLANLPAIITSGAKWFSSIGTEKSKGTKVFALTGNIKNSGLIEVPMGMPLKEIIFDIGGGMEKKNRKLKAVQTGGPSGGCIPASHIDMPVDYESLMAIGSMMGSGGMVVMDDATCMVDMSKFFLSFTQSESCGKCVPCRVGTKRMLEILTRITNGKGKKGDIDLLLELGKDIKLASLCGLGQSAPNPVLSTINFFRDEYEAHINEGKCPAGVCKALRQYVVNAEICKMCGKCYSACPSGSIAWEKKQKAVIDKSKCIKCGACYEACPFDSIL, encoded by the coding sequence ATGCCGGGAGCCAAGAGCAAAAAAGCCGCAATAAAAGATCTCACAATAAGGGTCTGTGTCGGAACAGGTGGGCTTGCAGCCGGAAGCCAGGAGGTCATAGATACCTTTACTAAAGAGCTGAAGCTAAAAGGTCTGAAGGCTAATGTAGAAAAAAAATGCGTTAACAAGACAGGCTGCCGCGGCTTCTGCGCCAAAGACGTGCTTGTCGATGTCATAATTGACAACAGCACATCAACATACCAGCTTATAACTCCTGAGATGGTAGCCGGTATTATTGAAGAGCATATTATCGGCGGCAAGCCTGTTGAGAAGTGGCTGGTCGGCCCTGATTATCACGCCTTCCATGATAAACAGACAAAGATACTTCTTAAACAGTGCGGCCATATAGACCCCGAGGATATCAATGCTTACATCGGTATAGGCGGATACAAGGGCGCTGAGAAGGCGTTATCATTAACGCCTGACAAAGTCATAGATGAGGTGAAGAAGTCAGGACTCAGAGGAAGGGGCGGCGCAGGTTTCCCAACTGGCGTCAAGTGGGAGTTCTGCAGCAGGAACGCTGAGAAGACAAAATATATTATCTGCAATGCTGACGAGGGCGACCCTGGCGCGTTCATGGACCGCTCTGTAATTGAGGGCAATCCGCATGCTGTTTTAGAAGGCATGATCATAGGCGGATACGCCATAGGCGCAAACTTGGGTTATGTATACATTCGCGCAGAATACCCGCTTGCGATCGAAAGGCTCAAGATAGCTATAAAAGAAGCGGCAAAGAAAGGGTATCTCGGAAAGAATATATTCAAGAGCGGTTTTGATTTCAATATAAAGATAAAGAAGGGCGCAGGCGCTTTCATATGCGGAGAAGAGACCGCTCTTATCGCATCAATAGAGGGCGAACGCGGAATGCCTCGCTCAAAACCGCCCTTCCCTGCCAACAAAGGGCTATGGGGCAAGCCTACGATCATTAATAATGTTGAGACTCTGGCAAACCTTCCGGCGATAATTACAAGCGGCGCAAAATGGTTCTCATCCATAGGCACAGAAAAGAGCAAGGGCACAAAGGTCTTCGCTCTTACAGGAAATATAAAGAACTCCGGCCTTATTGAAGTCCCGATGGGGATGCCTCTCAAAGAGATAATTTTTGACATAGGCGGCGGCATGGAGAAGAAAAACAGGAAGCTCAAAGCTGTGCAGACAGGCGGGCCTTCAGGCGGCTGTATCCCTGCCTCACATATAGATATGCCTGTTGATTATGAATCGCTGATGGCTATCGGTTCTATGATGGGCTCAGGCGGCATGGTCGTTATGGATGACGCGACCTGCATGGTGGATATGTCAAAGTTCTTCCTCTCATTTACCCAGAGCGAGTCATGCGGCAAATGCGTGCCATGCAGAGTGGGAACAAAGAGGATGCTTGAGATACTAACAAGGATAACCAATGGCAAAGGTAAAAAAGGCGACATCGACCTTCTGCTTGAACTCGGAAAAGATATCAAACTTGCATCACTCTGCGGGCTGGGGCAGTCAGCGCCGAACCCAGTGCTTTCCACCATAAACTTCTTCAGGGATGAATATGAAGCTCATATAAACGAAGGCAAATGCCCTGCAGGCGTATGCAAGGCGCTGCGCCAATATGTCGTAAATGCAGAGATCTGCAAGATGTGCGGCAAATGCTACAGCGCATGTCCTTCAGGATCTATAGCGTGGGAGAAGAAGCAGAAGGCTGTTATAGACAAATCAAAGTGTATAAAGTGCGGCGCGTGTTATGAAGCATGCCCGTTCGATTCGATACTATAA
- the fdhF gene encoding formate dehydrogenase subunit alpha — protein MEDALSENKIKITINGIETLCDRDDTILKASKRAGVKIPTLCNDDRLEPYGGCRLCIVEVKGVPRPLPACTTPVTENMEVITENADIRRIRTNIIELLLSNHPNDCMRCESTGDCTLQDLSYEYGATGARYAGERWNLPIKEDNPFITYEPNKCVLCGRCTRICNEVVMAGTIELVGRGFNSMPDTAFGKPRSLDNCEFCGQCVSTCPTGALTDKKARGKGRSYEMKKVRTTCSYCGTGCNFDLNVKDGKVVKVTSAYDAPVNHGNLCIKGRYGYDFIHSKDRITTPLIKKKGKFVEATWDEALDLIAIRFSELMKKHGNESVGAFSSSRCSNEENFLLSKFVRTVFLSNNVDNCARVUHAPTVAGLATSLGAGAATNSLAQMPDIDTLFLFGSNPTEAHPIVSLYLKKALRNGAKLIVGDPRETWMAKRADVWLNLKPGSNIAMLNGMANVILSKGWENKAFIDKRTEGFKEFAAHVKKYDLKKVEKLTGVAQDKIVEAARLYAKADKAMIVYGLGVTEHQTGTENAMAISNLAILCGHIGRPSTGIMALRGQNNVQGASDLGPLPATLPGYQSVKDPKAREKFGKAWGVPISDKIGLKSVEMLDECKAGKFKGIFILGEDPAQTDPDLNHVNAALKAVDFLVVQDIFHTETTKHADVILPGASFAEKDGTFTNGERRVQRIRKAIEPLAGKAEWQVISELATRMGYEQRYNNPSEIMDEIASLVPQYGGISYERLEKQSLQWPCPTKDHPGTTTMYTDLFARANGLALFMTLDHKGSGEVPDKEYPYVLITGRVREHYNNGSMTRRVPGIMELVPEELVEISPEDAKKLDIKSGDMVKVSSKRGTVKAKAKVTKRSQKGNVFMTFHFDKALTNIVTSEHRDPITGTPEYKACAVNISK, from the coding sequence ATGGAGGATGCCTTGTCAGAGAATAAGATAAAGATAACTATCAACGGCATTGAGACCCTGTGCGACAGGGATGATACGATATTAAAGGCCTCAAAGAGGGCGGGCGTAAAGATACCAACGCTCTGCAATGATGACAGGCTTGAGCCGTACGGAGGATGCAGGTTATGCATTGTTGAGGTCAAGGGTGTACCGAGGCCGCTTCCGGCATGCACAACTCCTGTCACTGAAAATATGGAGGTCATTACTGAGAACGCTGACATCAGGAGGATAAGGACCAATATCATCGAGCTCCTGCTCTCTAATCATCCGAACGACTGCATGAGGTGTGAATCAACAGGAGACTGCACACTGCAGGATCTCTCTTACGAGTATGGCGCAACCGGCGCGCGCTACGCAGGTGAGAGATGGAACCTGCCTATTAAAGAGGATAATCCATTCATCACATATGAGCCGAACAAGTGTGTGCTCTGCGGAAGATGCACAAGGATCTGCAATGAGGTCGTTATGGCGGGCACGATAGAGCTGGTCGGAAGAGGCTTCAACTCAATGCCTGATACTGCTTTTGGAAAACCCCGCTCTCTTGATAACTGCGAGTTCTGCGGCCAGTGTGTCTCAACATGCCCTACAGGCGCGCTGACAGACAAGAAGGCGCGCGGCAAGGGGCGTTCATACGAGATGAAGAAGGTGAGGACGACCTGCTCATACTGCGGAACAGGATGCAATTTCGACCTTAATGTGAAAGACGGGAAAGTGGTAAAGGTGACATCAGCCTATGACGCGCCTGTCAATCACGGCAACTTATGCATCAAGGGCAGGTACGGTTATGACTTCATACACAGCAAAGACAGGATCACAACTCCTCTTATAAAAAAGAAGGGCAAGTTTGTGGAAGCCACATGGGATGAGGCGCTTGACCTTATAGCCATCAGATTCTCTGAACTGATGAAGAAGCACGGCAACGAGTCGGTCGGCGCATTCTCATCTTCAAGATGTTCAAACGAAGAAAATTTCCTTTTATCTAAATTCGTGCGCACGGTCTTCCTCAGCAACAACGTGGATAACTGCGCGCGCGTCTGACACGCTCCAACTGTTGCCGGTCTGGCAACAAGCCTCGGAGCAGGAGCAGCTACAAATTCTCTGGCGCAGATGCCTGATATAGACACACTCTTCCTCTTCGGTTCAAACCCGACAGAGGCGCATCCTATCGTTTCGCTTTATCTCAAGAAGGCTCTCCGCAACGGCGCAAAGCTTATCGTCGGCGACCCGAGAGAGACATGGATGGCAAAGCGCGCTGATGTATGGCTCAACCTCAAGCCCGGAAGCAACATAGCTATGCTCAACGGCATGGCGAATGTGATACTCAGCAAAGGATGGGAGAACAAGGCGTTCATTGATAAGAGAACAGAAGGTTTCAAAGAATTTGCAGCGCATGTCAAAAAGTATGACCTTAAGAAAGTCGAGAAGCTCACAGGCGTCGCGCAGGACAAGATAGTCGAGGCAGCTCGCCTTTACGCAAAAGCTGACAAGGCCATGATTGTCTACGGACTCGGAGTGACCGAGCACCAGACCGGCACTGAGAACGCGATGGCGATATCAAACCTCGCCATACTCTGCGGACATATCGGAAGACCTTCAACAGGCATCATGGCTCTGAGGGGACAGAACAATGTTCAGGGAGCATCAGACCTCGGCCCATTGCCTGCAACACTTCCGGGATACCAGTCTGTGAAAGACCCGAAGGCTCGCGAAAAATTCGGAAAGGCATGGGGCGTTCCCATTTCAGATAAGATAGGGCTCAAGTCAGTTGAGATGCTTGATGAATGCAAGGCAGGAAAATTTAAGGGCATCTTCATATTGGGCGAAGACCCTGCTCAGACAGACCCTGACCTCAACCATGTCAATGCCGCTCTCAAGGCTGTTGATTTCCTTGTTGTGCAGGACATATTCCATACAGAAACAACAAAGCATGCTGATGTGATACTTCCCGGCGCGAGCTTTGCCGAGAAGGACGGTACCTTCACCAACGGTGAAAGAAGGGTACAGCGCATAAGAAAGGCGATTGAGCCTCTTGCCGGCAAAGCTGAGTGGCAGGTGATATCAGAGCTTGCGACAAGGATGGGTTATGAGCAGCGCTACAATAATCCTTCAGAGATAATGGATGAGATAGCGAGCCTCGTGCCGCAGTACGGCGGAATAAGCTATGAACGGCTTGAGAAGCAGAGCCTCCAGTGGCCCTGCCCGACAAAAGATCATCCCGGCACAACCACGATGTACACAGACCTCTTCGCAAGGGCGAACGGGCTTGCGCTCTTCATGACGCTTGACCATAAAGGTTCAGGAGAGGTTCCTGATAAAGAATATCCATATGTCCTTATCACAGGAAGAGTGCGCGAGCATTATAACAACGGCTCTATGACAAGAAGGGTTCCCGGCATCATGGAACTTGTGCCTGAAGAGCTTGTTGAGATAAGTCCTGAGGACGCGAAGAAGCTCGATATAAAGAGCGGAGATATGGTTAAGGTCTCTTCAAAGCGCGGCACTGTAAAGGCAAAAGCAAAGGTCACAAAGCGTTCCCAAAAAGGCAACGTCTTCATGACATTCCATTTTGACAAGGCGCTTACGAACATAGTGACATCAGAGCACAGAGACCCGATAACAGGCACACCGGAGTACAAGGCATGCGCTGTGAATATAAGTAAGTAA
- the nagA gene encoding N-acetylglucosamine-6-phosphate deacetylase yields the protein MYALTNCDIFTGKQVIHDKSILIKGNTIVDILDEDSLTDEIEIIDLGRKSVAPGFIDLQVNGGGGKLFNDAPTKETILDIAKAHQQFGTTNFLPTLITDSREKIQEAIQSVSSLIKNGDKAILGIHLEGPFINPKKAGVHNKEFIQTLSDTDLSLLSSLDNGKTLITLAPEMCKSELLSQLSSQGILISAGHSDATLEDIQNAVKAGLSCATHLFNAMSQFSSREPGLVGAALVEDDLYCGIIVDGFHVHFSSVKIAWSAKKKGKMFIVTDSMPPVGSHECNFQLGPYSIRVENGKCVTGDDILAGSALDMATAVRNCIQKVGIPKDEALRMASTYPAHYLSLNNKLGYIAPGYEANLTIFNNEINISSVVVNGNLIHFN from the coding sequence ATGTATGCTCTAACGAATTGTGACATTTTCACAGGAAAACAGGTCATTCATGATAAATCAATTTTAATTAAAGGAAATACTATTGTAGATATTTTAGATGAAGATAGTTTAACAGATGAGATAGAAATTATTGATTTAGGGAGAAAGTCAGTAGCTCCTGGGTTCATTGATCTTCAAGTAAATGGTGGTGGTGGGAAGCTTTTTAATGATGCTCCTACTAAGGAAACTATACTGGATATAGCAAAGGCTCACCAACAATTTGGCACCACTAATTTCTTACCCACATTAATAACAGATAGTAGAGAAAAAATTCAAGAAGCAATACAATCAGTTAGCTCCTTAATAAAAAATGGCGATAAAGCCATTTTAGGTATTCACTTAGAAGGTCCATTTATCAATCCCAAAAAAGCCGGAGTTCATAATAAAGAATTTATCCAAACTTTATCTGACACTGACCTCTCATTATTATCATCTTTAGATAATGGAAAAACATTAATTACTCTTGCTCCTGAAATGTGCAAATCTGAACTGTTATCACAGTTAAGTTCGCAGGGCATTTTAATTTCTGCAGGCCATAGCGATGCAACACTTGAAGATATACAAAATGCAGTGAAGGCAGGACTCTCTTGTGCGACTCATTTATTTAATGCAATGAGTCAATTCTCTAGTCGTGAACCTGGATTAGTTGGTGCAGCATTAGTTGAAGATGACTTGTATTGCGGTATTATTGTGGACGGATTCCATGTACACTTTTCAAGTGTTAAAATCGCTTGGAGTGCCAAGAAAAAAGGCAAGATGTTTATTGTTACTGACTCTATGCCTCCTGTAGGTTCCCATGAATGTAATTTTCAATTGGGACCATACTCTATTCGTGTTGAGAATGGCAAATGTGTAACAGGAGATGATATTCTTGCAGGTTCTGCTCTAGACATGGCTACTGCAGTCAGAAACTGTATTCAGAAAGTTGGCATACCTAAGGATGAAGCTTTGAGAATGGCTTCTACATATCCTGCTCATTATCTATCGTTAAATAATAAGCTTGGTTATATAGCGCCAGGATATGAAGCTAATTTAACAATTTTTAACAATGAAATTAACATTTCTTCAGTAGTTGTGAACGGCAATCTCATACATTTTAACTAG
- a CDS encoding helix-turn-helix transcriptional regulator, with amino-acid sequence MSKDKDFKLYFDKAEAKRNIAQEIAALRRTNHLTQAQLAEKVGTRQQVISRMESPNDNRMPSLDFLAKIAKIFNRRLVISLLR; translated from the coding sequence ATGTCAAAAGATAAGGACTTTAAATTATATTTTGACAAGGCGGAAGCAAAGAGAAATATCGCACAGGAGATAGCAGCCCTGAGAAGAACAAACCATCTCACGCAGGCTCAGTTAGCTGAAAAAGTAGGCACCAGGCAGCAGGTGATCTCAAGGATGGAGAGCCCTAATGATAACCGAATGCCCTCACTCGACTTTCTCGCTAAGATAGCAAAAATATTTAACCGAAGACTTGTTATTTCATTGCTAAGATAA
- a CDS encoding acyltransferase, translating to MKTKLTLVTNNIHFGDSVTISGKGKLLIGKYVDVEKNVLFDLGESKESIIQLGYRSKIKYGSVLRNYNGLIDIGERTTIGEYNIIAGHGGVTIGNNVMISGHCYIAASEHIYTSDISIRFQGETAIGIAIADGVWIGANCTILDGISIGENTIVGAGSVVTRSLPSDYICWGAPCKPIKKIMEERNVCSNEL from the coding sequence ATGAAGACAAAACTAACGTTAGTTACAAATAATATTCATTTTGGTGACTCAGTTACGATAAGTGGTAAAGGTAAATTACTAATCGGCAAATATGTTGATGTAGAAAAAAATGTCCTTTTTGATCTTGGTGAATCGAAAGAATCAATTATCCAATTAGGTTACAGAAGTAAAATTAAATACGGTAGTGTGTTGCGCAACTATAATGGCCTAATTGATATTGGTGAAAGGACAACTATCGGTGAATACAACATAATTGCAGGCCACGGTGGGGTTACAATCGGAAACAATGTAATGATTTCAGGTCATTGTTATATTGCAGCATCTGAACATATTTACACAAGTGACATTAGTATCCGCTTTCAAGGCGAGACAGCTATCGGCATTGCAATTGCTGATGGAGTATGGATAGGAGCCAATTGTACAATTTTAGATGGAATATCAATTGGTGAGAATACGATAGTGGGTGCCGGTTCAGTTGTTACAAGAAGCTTGCCTTCTGATTATATTTGTTGGGGGGCCCCATGTAAACCAATTAAAAAAATAATGGAGGAACGCAATGTATGCTCTAACGAATTGTGA
- a CDS encoding DUF4239 domain-containing protein, with protein MTGWMHTVVQWPLSMSVIIIMALSVAVPWLAVCLIRRIWQHPAFKENNELVGFTYAVYGLIYGVLLAFTIVVAWQRFETTEKLVMYETTLLSELWRDSITARPFIRDDIQKNLTAYTRSVIDDEWPAMAASGKAHPKTEAIYEHLWAITYIFEPKTKIQETYMNHYLGRMNELSGTRRLRILHSRMEVHSVLWMVLLIGAVPTVAYSLLFSSKHAWVQIVIMGCIMLIVMLGLLVTLSLQHPFSGDVRIEPEAFRDLLDSFHMRLAAPVSVGP; from the coding sequence ATGACTGGCTGGATGCATACAGTTGTGCAATGGCCGCTGAGCATGAGTGTGATCATAATCATGGCTTTGAGCGTGGCCGTGCCTTGGCTGGCGGTCTGTCTGATCCGCCGCATCTGGCAGCATCCGGCCTTTAAGGAAAACAACGAACTGGTCGGCTTCACCTACGCCGTCTACGGCCTGATATACGGCGTGTTGCTGGCCTTCACCATCGTAGTAGCCTGGCAGCGTTTTGAGACAACGGAAAAGCTCGTCATGTATGAGACGACTCTCCTCAGCGAGCTCTGGCGCGATTCCATAACAGCCCGCCCCTTTATCCGCGACGACATCCAGAAGAATTTGACCGCCTATACTCGATCGGTAATAGATGACGAATGGCCGGCGATGGCAGCGAGCGGCAAGGCCCACCCGAAGACCGAAGCAATCTATGAACACTTATGGGCTATCACGTACATCTTCGAGCCAAAAACAAAGATCCAGGAAACTTATATGAACCACTATCTCGGGCGGATGAACGAGCTCAGCGGCACCCGCCGACTGCGTATCCTGCATAGCAGGATGGAAGTCCACAGCGTCCTCTGGATGGTGTTATTGATCGGCGCGGTGCCGACCGTGGCTTATTCGCTACTATTTTCCAGCAAGCACGCATGGGTTCAGATCGTGATTATGGGATGCATCATGCTGATCGTGATGTTGGGCCTTCTGGTCACGCTCTCACTGCAACACCCCTTCAGCGGCGATGTCAGAATCGAACCCGAGGCCTTCCGTGATTTGCTGGACTCTTTCCATATGCGCCTCGCGGCCCCCGTCAGCGTCGGCCCATAG
- a CDS encoding carbohydrate-binding family 9-like protein, which translates to MPSMFYKVKKLIHPLQIDANWEKLPWKDIQSALIQNHMGQKPFHFPKAEVKIAYDDHAIYAIFRVEDRYVRAVASEHQDSVAMDSCVEFFFTPNSDISKGYFNLEMNCGGTMRFHFRKAPGRDSIIIPKNECKTIRSVHSLPNIIDPEIQEPVTWTVEYRLPISLINKYCHISPPAPCVTWRANFYKCADNTSHPHWLTWALVDYPKPNFHLPQFFGILEFE; encoded by the coding sequence ATGCCAAGTATGTTTTATAAAGTAAAAAAACTGATACACCCTTTGCAAATTGATGCAAACTGGGAAAAATTACCTTGGAAGGATATTCAATCCGCGTTGATTCAGAATCATATGGGTCAGAAACCATTCCACTTTCCGAAGGCTGAAGTGAAAATTGCTTATGACGATCATGCAATATACGCAATATTTCGAGTTGAGGATAGATATGTTCGTGCAGTCGCTTCAGAGCATCAGGATAGTGTTGCTATGGATAGTTGTGTCGAATTTTTCTTCACTCCTAATTCTGACATATCTAAAGGATATTTTAATCTTGAAATGAATTGTGGAGGAACTATGCGTTTTCACTTTCGGAAGGCGCCGGGGAGAGATAGCATTATAATACCTAAAAATGAATGTAAGACAATAAGAAGTGTGCATTCGTTGCCAAATATTATTGATCCAGAGATTCAAGAACCGGTTACGTGGACCGTTGAGTATCGTCTTCCTATTTCATTAATCAATAAATACTGTCATATAAGTCCGCCCGCTCCATGCGTTACTTGGCGAGCTAATTTTTACAAATGTGCAGACAATACATCACATCCACATTGGTTAACTTGGGCATTAGTGGATTATCCAAAGCCGAATTTCCACCTTCCCCAGTTTTTTGGAATATTAGAGTTTGAATAA